TCGTCTGCCACCGCGCAAGCCCGCGGGAGCCGGGGCCTTGCGCATGACAAAAAAATTATTCGGAGGTGCCTTGCGCCGTTTCCGAAGGATAAGTCGTACGCCACAGCTCGAAACCACCATCCATGCTGTAGACGTCGGAGAAGCCCTGGCTGATCAGGTAGGCGGCAGCACCCTGGCTGGAGTTGCCGTGGTAGCAGACCACCACGGTCGGCGCATCAAGGTCGGCACCCTGGATGAAGGCATGCAGGGAGTGGTTGTCCAGATGCTTCGAGCCGCTGATGTGCAGCGCGGCAAAAGTCGCAGGATCACGGACATCGACCACCACTGCGCCTTGTTCGCGCAGGGCCTGGGCCTGTTCCGGGGGAATACGTTTGAATTCGCTCATGGCGGGCTCCTGTGGCTCGGCTGAAAGCGCAGTCTAGCGCGGGGCGCTGGCTGACGATGGTTCGGAAGTTTGTGGGGCGACTGGCGGCACGGCGGCGTGGCCATGTTCGTCGCATTTGCAGGACAGGCGCTCGCCAGTATCGACATTCATCAAGGTCAGGGCTCCGCCCCAGACGCAACCGGTGTCGAGAGCCGAGATGCCCGGTTCCTGCACCTTGCCTTCCAGCGCGGCCCAGTGACCGAAGATGATTTTCAGATCCTTGGTCTTGCGGTCCTTGTGCTGGAACCAGGGCTTGTAGCCTGGGGGTGCAGAGTCGAGGCCTTCCTTGCTCTTGAGGTCAAGCTTGCCTTCGGCGGTACAGAAGCGCATGCGGGTGAAGTAGTTGGTGATCACCCGCAGGCGCGTCACGCCTTTGAGGTCGCTGTCCCATTTCGCCGGGTCGTTGCCGTACATACCGTCGAGGAAGGGCGGGAGCAGGTTGTCGTCGCGCAGGGCGGCCTCGACTTCGGCGGCGCACTTCAGGGCTTTACGCAGCGACCATTGCGGCGGAATGCCGGCATGTACCAGCGCGACGTTGCGCTGCTCGTCGTAGTGCAGGAGTTTTTGCTGACGCAGCCAGTGCAGCAGATCGGCGCAATCCGGCGCTTCGATGATCTCACGCAGGGTATCGGCTTTCTTCAGGCGTTCGATGTTCTCGCCGGCGGCCAGCAAGTGCAGGTCGTGGTTGCCAAGTACGCAGACCAGCGATTCGCGGATGCTATAGAGGAAGCGCAAGGTTTCCAGCGACTGCGGGCCGCGGTTGACCAGATCACCGACCAGCCACAGACGATCTTTTGCCGGGTCGAAGGAGACCTTCTTGAGCAGGCAGTGCAATGCGTCAAGGCAGCCTTGCAGGTCGCCGACGGCATAGGTTGCCATCAGTGCAAGGCTCCGGGCACCGCCAGACGAAACGGGGCGATGATGGCGTCGAAGTGTTTGCCGTCATCGGCGCGCATCTCGTAAGTGCCTTGCATCGTGCCGACCTTGGACGTCATGACAGTGCCGCTGCTGTAGGTGTGGCTTTCGCCCGGCTCGATCAACGGTTGCTGGCCAACCACGCCCGCACCTCGCACCTCTTCGACATGCCCGTCGCCATCGGTGATCACCCAATGCCGTGACAACAGTTTGGCCGGTATCAGGCCATTGTTTTGCACGGTGATGGTGTACGCGAAGGCAAAGCGGTCTTGTTCAGGTTGCGATTGTTCTGCCAGATAGCGGGTGACGACGCTGACGTCGACCTGATAACGAGGATCGGACA
The Pseudomonas sp. MYb327 DNA segment above includes these coding regions:
- the glpE gene encoding thiosulfate sulfurtransferase GlpE, whose amino-acid sequence is MSEFKRIPPEQAQALREQGAVVVDVRDPATFAALHISGSKHLDNHSLHAFIQGADLDAPTVVVCYHGNSSQGAAAYLISQGFSDVYSMDGGFELWRTTYPSETAQGTSE
- a CDS encoding symmetrical bis(5'-nucleosyl)-tetraphosphatase; translated protein: MATYAVGDLQGCLDALHCLLKKVSFDPAKDRLWLVGDLVNRGPQSLETLRFLYSIRESLVCVLGNHDLHLLAAGENIERLKKADTLREIIEAPDCADLLHWLRQQKLLHYDEQRNVALVHAGIPPQWSLRKALKCAAEVEAALRDDNLLPPFLDGMYGNDPAKWDSDLKGVTRLRVITNYFTRMRFCTAEGKLDLKSKEGLDSAPPGYKPWFQHKDRKTKDLKIIFGHWAALEGKVQEPGISALDTGCVWGGALTLMNVDTGERLSCKCDEHGHAAVPPVAPQTSEPSSASAPR
- the apaG gene encoding Co2+/Mg2+ efflux protein ApaG, whose product is MSDPRYQVDVSVVTRYLAEQSQPEQDRFAFAYTITVQNNGLIPAKLLSRHWVITDGDGHVEEVRGAGVVGQQPLIEPGESHTYSSGTVMTSKVGTMQGTYEMRADDGKHFDAIIAPFRLAVPGALH